CACAATATTTAATTACAGTAGGGATTTTAAAATTAAACCAAAAAAAATAGCATCTTCTTTTTTTAAGAAAATGCTATATTATATTTTTGATTTTTTTTAAAATTTAATGAGGTAGTTTATCTTTCAATAATCCGTAGATAAAAGTACCTACCAAGGCGCCAAAAAGGACCAAAATCACAGGAAAAAAACCTGCACCTAATAGAATAAATATAGGTCCCGGACAAGAGCCAACCAATGCCCAGCCCAATCCGAAAAATAATCCGCCAATCCAATAACGGGTGGATCCTTTCTCTTTATCCAATATTTCAATGGGAAGTCCCTTGATGTCTTTTATATTTTTT
This region of Flavobacterium lacustre genomic DNA includes:
- a CDS encoding DUF6691 family protein, translating into MNVLKYFLVGLVFGIVLTKSEAVSWYRIYEMFQFQSFHMYGIIGVAIITGVIGIQIIKRKNIKDIKGLPIEILDKEKGSTRYWIGGLFFGLGWALVGSCPGPIFILLGAGFFPVILVLFGALVGTFIYGLLKDKLPH